A region of Peromyscus eremicus chromosome 17, PerEre_H2_v1, whole genome shotgun sequence DNA encodes the following proteins:
- the LOC131894650 gene encoding small nuclear ribonucleoprotein G-like, whose amino-acid sequence MSKAHPPELKKFMDKKLSLKLNGGRHVQGILRGSDPFVNLVIDECVEMATSGQQNIGMVVIRGNSIIMLEALERV is encoded by the coding sequence ATGAGCAAGGCCCACCCTCCCGAGCTGAAGAAATTTATGGACAAGAAGTTATCATTGAAGTTAAATGGTGGCCGACACGTACAAGGAATACTACGGGGCTCTGATCCCTTTGTGAATCTTGTGATTGATGAGTGTGTGGAGATGGCAACTAGTGGGCAGCAAAACATCGGCATGGTGGTCATACGAGGAAACAGCATCATCATGTTAGAAGCCTTGGAAAGAGTCTAA